Proteins from a single region of Apium graveolens cultivar Ventura chromosome 7, ASM990537v1, whole genome shotgun sequence:
- the LOC141674968 gene encoding uncharacterized protein LOC141674968 — MGAELVKEANMQTLKGEFESLVMKETYQVDDFCMKLSGIVMNIRVLGEIMEESSVVLKILRAVPEKFLQIASNIEQFGDVKVMTVEEVVGRLKAHEERMKGRSKNTGGQLLLTQKEWAKRSNKQGSTTSQNQRPIGGFGPRGRGWHNSKNHSGGIRQYQQQQSKHGGTSKELTRTRDRSTVKCFNYNVYDHYTAEYRKPKRERERNKEKNQESNLMKFEDEEPTLLLTKREQGNRDVVLLNEEKVKPSFDQMEGTKRDKSIWYLNNGASNHMTGHHEKFNELNGDVTGQVRFGDGSTMKI; from the coding sequence ATGGGTGCAGAGCTGGTAAAAGAGGCAAATATGCAAACtttaaagggagagtttgagtcGTTGGTCATGAAGGAAACATACCAGGTGGATGACTTTTGTATGAAGCTGAGCGGGATTGTCATGAACATACGGGTTCTTGGTGAGATAATGGAGGAGTCCAGTGTTGTATTAAAGATTTTGAGGGCGGTTCCAGAAAAATTTCTTCAAATTGCCTCAAATATTGAGCAGTTTGGGGATGTAAAGGTTATGACAGTTGAAGAAGTGGTGGGACGCCTCAAGGCTCATGAAGAAAGAATGAAAGGAAGGTCTAAAAACACAGGAGGGCAGTTGCTGTTAACGCAGAAAGAGTGGGCGAAGAGGTCGAACAAACAAGGATCAACTACGTCTCAGAATCAACGACCAATAGGAGGATTTGGACCTCGTGGCAGAGGCTGGCACAACTCTAAAAATCATAGTGGAGGCATACGCCAGTATCAACAACAACAGAGCAAACATGGTGGAACGAGTAAGGAGCTTACTAGGACTCGTGATAGGAGTACGGTGAAATGTTTCAACTACAATGTGTACGACCATTATACAGCCGAATACAGAAAACCGAAAAGGGAGAGAGAACGGAATAAAGAGAAAAATCAAGAATCCAACCTCATGAAATTTGAGGATGAAGAGCCCACATTACTGTTAACAAAACGAGAACAAGGAAACAGAGATGTCGTATTATTAAATGAGGAAAAAGTGAAGCCGAGTTTTGATCAAATGGAAGGAACGAAACGTGATAAAAGCATCTGGTATTTGAATAACGGGGCCAGTAATCACATGACTGGACATCATGAAAAATTCAACGAGTTAAACGGAGACGTAACGGGTCAAGTGCGGTTTGGAGATGGGTCAACCATGAAGATATAA